AAGAGTACATGACGAAAACTAATCGCACGATACATGATAaacagatgtaattgaaggatCCTAGAATCCTTTATCGCCTTAATCATGTTAGGGAAGCACATAGAATGTTGACTCAAGTCTATGTGCTTTTTTTCACCAGCATGAAACTTCAAAAAGCAGGGTCTCCCACCCAAGAAACTGGACCTTAAGAGGTCCTTTATAAACCAACATGATCGTCTCCATATCCTTTTGGTGAGAATCCTAgggttcgttcatcgtatattgtgcagtcaatttttatcaagtactatttatgtttaattttaaataaaaatatttaaaatgatttctgaccgtacaATGTACGATTAATGAACACAATTCCCGGATCCCGAAAATCCTCATAAAAATGATCCGACGAGTATCCGGATTCCTTTATAAAAGCACGGCATGGAAAAGCAAAAAGCTGGGGTTTCTAATTAAGCCTTTAGAGACATTAATTACGAATGAATTAATTACCTAATAAAGTTATAATTAAACAATTAATCGTGCAGCTAAAGATTAGTTTTCAGATAACATTCAAGAAATTGAGTAAGGAATATCCTTAATTATCGGTCCCCCAACTTGACCGCCTTAAAAACAAAGGAAGGTATACATAGAATTGAACGTataccaaaatttacaaaagCAATCATTCAAGTGCTTATCTTTGTTCTATCACAAAGTAGATTATAATAGTGCAAGTACATGTTAATACGCAAAGAGGAGCGCTAGGATCGATCAGTGTTGCAGTCTCGACCCCACTTGCCCTGGATGTCCCAAAAGCAAGAATGATATGATTAACCGATACAAATGTGAATGATTTATCCTAACATTTTAAATTATGCAAACTTTATTTTGTATCAACGGCGGAGTCAGAAATCGATGAGTGAGTTAAGCAAAAATTATTACTACGAAATCAAatattcatctttttttttttgcctacaTAAAGTTAAACAATAATAAACTTGAAAGTAAATTTAAGGTAAGAagttcatctccaaccgaatgatctagagggctagagggctaaaaatagcctgaaaatcgtctccaacctagggctaggccagagggttGTGGAATCTGAGAGGGCCCCACAGAATCGGAGAGAGCTGGCCAGAAAAATCATCtttcatgtcggttataaccgacaagaatacgtttatattatttaatataaatgTATTCATGTCGGTTATCTTAAGAAAACAACGGCTAGCTAACGTCAGCTTGTCGttgcatttgaaatttttttttacattattattattattattattttttatttacaaaagttTTCCTataactgacacaccccgtcccgaaggagggcgtgctggccgtcacgtgagagtgacgtaaccatttacatagttcagaagctttaaaaaaaatttccaattactaagatgacacacccgagggtgagtcctacttttgtgaattctgtcagaacaccgttggattcctcgtggccaccaaagctctgctaacttgaacctggaggggcgcaaaacaaaattgagtgggtcagtaaaacaaagtttttcgaaaacttttcatttaaaatatttctaacccctcaccgtaaaacctgtatactttcccagaaaatagcatatatataaacatatatataagcaaaaatctcaaatctcaaacctttaacacttttcagaaaaatatatatatataaccatatgaaatctcaaaacttgaatcccaaatctttaacatttttcaagaaaaacatgccatgccataaatcaaaatataaatcaggtgaaataaggaatcaatcggagaccctgcagttggtcctatacgattaattcaatagctcaatatctcactaagccggagtcaccacagtgacctatacggccctactctgcacatcactcggaactacgtaaggtagtctgtacgatgaaaggtgtaaaaatacgctctagtgcttctctcatcaatcatcagcgcgcataactaagatcacccactagtcggaatcacgcctagtgatctatacgactagcatgtcggaaccctcacatggtctgtacgacatccacctacttggatccaaggcgagcgtgcggtgtggtgaataaaataagcactaacacctagggtgcaggttatgagcttgaAACATCTTATCAACAATCaattaaatgaataatgaactcacctgacttacctgtgcctccacagcaccatgcaacatgtatgcatcatatatcaatcatataactcatGTGAAATTCACCttttccaaataattctatgcatggcattttcaaaacataatttcgtATAAATTCATCTTCTGGGAAAAATTTATAGTAtaaaggtaatacgaaaacaaaactgcccactcacctggagttcgctcaacaactccctagcaccacacatcaaggcgtcatgaagattagcgcctagaacaataatcaaacccaacctcagaaatcctgccgatagaatacataacttatataagacacgtcactacgtagttcgatccggatgatctgcaattcagatttcaaatccgaaacttccagaggtccacaatatacctctaggacaacatcctaaaatttcgttaccatccaacggtcggatctccgtcaatttccaaaactaagtgacggttaacattctattttatgaacttacaattccaattccggaatatccgtaaatcggattcccaatccgtaagttcctataatcctcaaatattacgtattacaacgtatcaaagtttgatgacgatccaacggtcggatcgtcaattcacattttcacctaaccccgaatcgtaaccaacttaggttcaattattcaatttacgtccatcaattatcaaaacagaacctagaaccttaatcacaagctaataatgacattggcggcCATTGGCCACACGCCGCCGcgcgggccgccgcgggtggcggttggccgcccccggctcgccggaaaattcaactatttccaaaaattaccaaaatttgcagatttgaagatctcaatgagtagaacaactttcatacctgagaccaaggccaatttggcctggaagtgcttcaatttcaccaaaaccgtgaagaaccctagaatttgggtgtttccaattcgaccttcaaacttgttccaacgcctcaattacctcttgggctttgttctaggtcctaaaggaatgctaaaggtgttagtaattgaaagaaaacatttcaaaatttggagaatttaaacaaaagggtcgcggcacccgtaggggtgttcttcgcgaaatcacaacgaaattcaatgattcttggggtgaaacgtaaagagggaaggcctagatGATGATTAGGAGTGGTACCTTGACTCAATTCGTCGGAAATTTGGACGGAAATGGCGAAAACCCGCCGATTTGGAAGCTTGGGTCGCGCGGGTCAAGGGTGACCCATTCCTCCTGTTCCCCCGCGCAccactctccctcctttccctcctttccgtCCCCTGATTGGTCAGCTTCTTCCTCTCCCTTCTTCTGGTTTGctctcaccttcttcttctccgattgggcaTTTCTGCCcagtctcttcttcttttctgttttctgtttcttcttctcatacacatacacacaccaaaaacctttccctcatcccagccatccatttcattcatcaataaaTCTGGGCCGTCCAATTTCATGaaagaatttctatattttactaaaattataattccttaaaattccaaatttcaaacgttaataacttcttcgatataactccaaatcacgaaccgtctgcgcccacacgtccgtaacgacgagtactacgaggatatgtcaagaaaacaaatcttagatggcatgacacaacgattaacctcgaatgatgtgcgtgcctcgaagggcatttttgtaaaatcctttattaaaactttaaaaattcttaaaattagggacgggctgtcacaataacttctatttttcattttttttaaattctattttttttcctgtaacttttattttacaaaatttgtttcatatttttttttaaattctattttttcctataacttctatttcacaaaatttgtttcatattctttttaaattatattttttttcctagaacttctattttacaaaatttgtttcatatttttttttaaattatatttttttcctataacttcttaagccattatacaacattaaattaaattaagtaacatgaaacaacattaaacaatatgaaacaacattacataacattaaccaacatacaaattatacaacataaaaaaaaacatttaacaacatgaaacctaaacaacatttttaaaaacatttaacaacataaaatttaaacacctactccatgcttcttttggcccaaagatgtgcaacaagatcctgttgtaggtacttgtttgtggcatgagaacgtatcattctatagcgtctcatgtactcatttatagagatactgccaattcttggattgaaaggcaaattaggcccatcatatatttttgcacgagcccttcttgacctattgGGATCTTCTTGGTCGTCATCAGACTCTCCATTAATATACCCATCTCGCTTATCCTCCACTATcgtattgtgtaatatgatgcaagacatgatgatggagtccaaattttctcgactccacccttTTGCCGATTCGCTGACGATCTTCCACCAtgcttgtagaataccgaaagctctctcaacatctttccggtatgccttttggtgtaaggtaaacaacttttctgtgccattcctagggtttggaattgcttggacaagtgtcgcccactttgggtagatgtcatctaccaagtaataccccatattgtattgACGACCGTTGAcgtagtagtcaagttgaggtgcCTTACCTTCCATTAAGTTATTGAAGAGGGCTGAACGCCCAAGAattgtaatgtcattttgggatccagggactccaaagaaagcatgccagatctatgtgtcatatgaggcaacCACCTCTAACACAACAATTGGCTTTCTTGACCTTCTGCTAAAGCCTCATTTCCATCCAGTGGGACAGTCcttccaatcccaatgcatgcagtctaatgaccctatcatgcccggAAAGCCACAGTCTTCAGCTTTGCAAATGAGCCTATTtagatcttcttgatttggtTCGCGAAGGTACTCGTCTTTGTAAACCTGAACAATTGTGTCACAAAATTGTTCaagagtatcaaggcatgtagactcagacataccatgggtttcatccatcgaatCAGCTGGGGAGTCATAGTCCAGCATTCAGAGTGCAACAGTAACCTTTTAATGAGGTGAGAAACCAAGGTGGCCTGCTCTGTCCTGCTTCTgtcgaaagtatggattgacctgCTGGACATCACGAAGTAAACGCTCGAAGACATAACGCCTTATCCCGAAGCGACGTTTGAAATCCTCTTTTGTGTACACCGAGTTagggttgaagtagttgttcatcagattggcatGCGTCATCGCTCTATTTCGTGGTTTGTAAAAGCGACATGCAAcagagccaccccattgaggttgttcctcagttAGCTGACACACCCTAgccgcagccatggctgctgctatgttttgtttgttgtgccttacttgaacttcttcattagactcctcatcttctcgtctcatttgcgctcattttgcttcttttttaGAATTGGATGAAGACCCCCAGTTGGAATCCGAAGAgaatccaaagttggaattcattgcaaacttgaattgaaatagattgaattcaaagttatgtgaattatagcctaatatccaccctatttatagcaaaaaaaaaaatcaaatctaacggctagctgacgtcaccatgatgtcagctaccaacggctagctgacgtcacttagtcgttggatttgaatttaagttgttgtagtttttaaattcaagttaatgttgtttttaaattttatttgtagtttttaaattttattcgtCGTTTTTaaattaagttgtagtttttaaatataagttgtaatttttgaatttaagttgttgtagtttttaaatttaaataataaattatgtttagccctttgaccctcggttggagacggttttttgtgacaaagCTAAAACGAGCcttatgaccctttggccctcggttggagacgaaggTAAATATGgtcctgtactgttcattaaaatattaatatcttggagggccagagggctaaaacgagccatctggccagccatcAGTTGAAGATGGCCTTATAGTCTATTTTTAAGGCTTCTAGCCTTCAAAActttaaaatgaataaaataagaCACCGTTGTGGTATaaaagttttaatttattactaCTAAATTTTAGTATTGGTTAAAATGATGAATTTATTTAACATTTCTTATTTTCCCTAAAAATAGGGATTCAGGCTCTTCATTTGCTATGTGGGCTatgacaattaaaaaaataagatgGCCTAAATGTTTAGTGTTTCAAGCTTAAAGAGCTAAAACTCTTCCAATGTTATAACCCACAGAAACCTTGTACTTGGCTCTGCCAATGCTTTGTATTTTAATTAGCAATTTGACAACAATTAATCAGGTAGGAATGTTATTCCAATATATTTTCTCTGTTGTTGGGCTGATCCTCCAGATAACGAGACTATGTTAAAAAGATTGGAGATCAAAAGAAACTGGTGATTTAGTAATTTAGTAGGCTAAGTGTCTGATGGGGATGATATGATCTTTTATGATTCTGTAAGTCATCATATCTGCCGCCACGTGCACTATCACTTTGTGCACCCATTTCTCTTTCTATATGATTTCTTTTCACTAAGCAATTTAGTATTCATAGGTAAAAATAACTCTGCTTTTCGTTATGTAAGCTAGGTCAATTTCGTAGGTTAAAAGGATTCACTCTTTTCAAGTAAGAAGTCAAGTAATatcattttaaaagatttttaaTGTAATTGTCATTCAGACTATTATTAATATTACTAGTTTATATGTTATAATATAGACAGTCATCGTGATTAATATACTTGAACATAATAGGTCAGATTCATTGTTATTTTGTAACATGGGCCTCTCTAGAGTGCCTTTTGGCCTTGTGGACAGGTTGCTCCAGCAACCCAATTGCCTGCCAAAGTGGTTCCAGCCCATTCAGGCTATTGGGCTGAAGGGGAGCCCAAGGGAGAGCTCAGGCGCATGTCCAAGGCTCGAGCGCCTAAGGGAGAGTGATGCAAGGCTAACGTTAGCCATGTTCTAAAAAAATTTGCATCAGGCACGTGGCCAACAAGCGTGCATAGGGGCGGCTCTCCGACACATTTTCAGACGCTGGGACCCGCATGCCAGCCCCACTCAAATACCATTGAATATGGACCGTTGATTTCCAAATCAATGGTCcaggtttttaggtttaaaaaaaaggaaataaaccAAAAATGTTACGATGGGCTACGTGTCACATTCTGGAATGttagatttcaaattttttgtaaTCCAACGATCcaaattaattaagttaataaattttaatttttttttcttctataagtACCTTACCATTTTCTctcaccttacaccacatttgaAGATTTTCAACGATTCTAAACAGGTAAGGACATGTCGCGCGACggaattggttaaaaatcttatcgtaatctatccacaaaaattGTATTTTCAGATAATGACATCTGACGTGACCAGATCAGTTAAAAATCCTATtcgaaattaaaatcaaattattttttatttttttataaaataaaaaatactaatattttattgcctattgtcatagctattcagtttaggggtgaagatgcaaaatgcagttactattcacttgAGGAGATTCAATTGCCCATTGTCTTGGAGAGCCTTTACACATTGAAACTGCTCTAATGCAATGATCCGAAAAAAGATTTAAACATCTAAAAGTTTGGATATTGAACATTTATTTTAGTATAAACTCCAACCTCACAATAGatataatatgtatttaaaagAGTACAAATAGATCAAAAGACGGAATTGGATTCCATTCGGATTAACTTTGTGGGGATTCTAGAGATCCCCACATCTTAGTCATTCATCGTGTATCGggcggttagaaatcatttttgactttttttatttaaaattaaacacaaattgtATCTGACGAAAACTGGTTACACGATGTACGGTGAACGGTTAGGATGTGAGGATTCCTAGGATCCCCACAagtggatccggagaggatcctcttcctcAAAAGACAATCACAAAAGCCTGTCAAGATCTATGTATAAGAGTTCATCCCAAATTCAAGGAtcctaggatcctcacaaaaatgatccggagaggatcctcattgcAAACCCAATATTCCAATTGGATACCACTTTAACACTCTCAAATTGCTTTGTTGAATATCAAATTTGAGATTTATGTCATGAGCGcatatgcgtgtgtgtgtgcgtgcgtATATATAAgttattggcactctaaaaatctcattttgcacttaaaatcttctaaaattagaaggaaaaatacacttgtgatgagtgtagaatgagatttttgaagtgctaataacaattatatatatatatatatatatatatatatatattcattagTTTATTTGAAATCATGTGCTAGAATAATAGCACCGACTATGTGAGATCAAATCAATGATAGAGATCATAAAGAAGTCACGCGcaaaatgaatgtaaaagatTTGAAGTCGTAGCCGTATTATTGAGATTCTGAAAGGTCGAACCATATGCAACGTTCCCAATAACTTGTGTCAAACTAAAATGAGAAGAACCTCCTTTTATTAAAAAGAATAAGGTCATGATGTATTGGTATTTCTCTTTAAAAAGATAAAACTAGTTACAATATTAATTCATTTTAAGATAAGGTTATTTTCGGACGTGGCACTCGATGACCCACTTTTATCTCAGACCGACATTAAATTGTTATCATGTAGTTAATGGCTTAATTATTGTTGTTGATATAACATCTGTTTATTCACGTGACGCTGATTTAACGTGTATGTAACAAAAACATAACCGACCAGGTGCTTTATAAGATGAGGAGAGCTAGTGTCATGGTTGAAATCAGGCACCCTTGTGACCCTCCTCACTAAGATCCGAGGCTCCTCCACGCCCTTTTCTCCTTTGAAGTAGTCATTTATAAATTCTTCTCTCATGCCTTTTATAACACTCATATGACGCATTTCTAGTCCCACCTGTCTAACATTTTGTGATCTATTTCTTAGTTACTTTATTGGAATTTGGAAGTTCCTCACTAAAAAACATTCCTAAGTGATCAGGGGTGACTCTCAATGGATCGAATGATAAGACGAAAAAATGTTGGAGTGGGCAAAGTATGTACGATGAAGTGGGTGAGAGTTAGCGTGTCCATAAAAATGACGGGAGTCCGAGCGCACTATGAATGTGACACTCACTGCTGAGGACGAAGGAAAGAGTGATAGAGTGGCAGAGTAGGCAGAAGTAGGCCACCCCTCTCCACTCCACCCCACCACCACCTTTTGCCATAAATATGCATTCATAAGCATCTTCAATCTCCCTTTCCTCTCCTTTACTGCTACTCCTACTTGATTttcccttcccttccctccTTTCCTCCCCACTCCCTCACACACCCCAAGAAACCTACATCTCCATAACCCAAAATTccaatttctttctttgtttccttttctttcttttgttttaatcACTTTATTTTTCCCCttttgtgggtttattttttagaTTGGGATGTGTAGGCTTGTTGTTTGAAGGGTGTTCTGATtgggttttgtttggtttgtgGGATTGTAGAGAGTGAGAGAATGGGAACTGAGGAAGAAAAGCATGATCATGATAAAAAATCATGCCAAGGGCAAGGAGAAGTTGTTGTGCCACTTCACAAGGTACAAACTTTCTGCTTCTATGTACAGTTTACAATTTAACTCACTTTGTAATCCAGCAATCACCATTTCCCCCGTGTTTTGAGCTAATCATGAGCTAGATTATAAGTATTATACCCCTTCATTTACCTCGGATGATTAATTAATTGCGTTTTTCTTGTGTTTCTTTGGATCATCTGTTTCTGATGATCTTGTTCTCTGTTATCTCATAagccaaagaaaaaataaacatgaaGTTAGGGACTCTGTCCAAAAAGTTTTATCTTCTTTTCTTTGATTGATGAGTAttgtgaatcctagaacaccattgcGCTTGGAGTTCCCCAAACATGAACATGtgcaattattttaaaatcatcatcCTGTAAGTAAACTGGAATAACATTTCGTACTCTGAAGGACAAATTGTGGGTGTCTTGCCAAAATGAGTAGCTGGGATTTTAGTATCTCTCAATAATCTTAGCCGCATCCAGTTTAAGTAGTTTTTAGTACAAATGTGAGTGCGCGTGAATCTAAATCGAATGATAAATTGTTTTATGTGTTTATGATAATACAGACTATGGTAACATACCTAGTAGTTGTGCATTTAAACATACCCATGTTGTATTACTACTACTCTCCAAGTTCAAACAATTTAAAGCTACAATGTGTTGGATTTAAATTGTGAAATTGGCTGATATAAGAAATTCATAGCTGCGGAAGTTTTCTAGTGTATATTCAGTTATTAAACGATTCACATCACTGAACTACACTGCAGAGTAGGCCCCTGATCCCCATTTGTCGGAAACAATGGGGATCCCTCTCATGCAGCTGCCTgcagacacacacacatgcacagatCACCGAAACAGGAATCTCTGTATATAAATGATACAAGGAAATATACCTAAATCTAGTTCAGAAAAGATTGATCAAGTACATCAGATATTACTGATTGTGATTCTGTCCATTATGTTTCATGGAtgaatctgttttctttttccctgATTAATTTCTGCCTACAAAAAGAAATCGTACGTAAAAATCTTGGAAAACATTTTCGAATAATGGATACAAAAATGTAGGTTCTAAGCTAGCTGTATGAGTTATTACTTAATACAACACTTCTGTCTGATACAGCTGGTTACTTCTCTCTTTCAGAACGGCTATCTTTtctaataatattaattattgaaaaacctggaagaagaaaagattgctaagctggaaaataaacatatatatgtatatgtatatatattgccTTCTGCTTCTATTTTACATCCTCTTCAATTCATTTTATGTCCTCGTTTGTTCAGGTTGAAGATTCAGTAGGAGTAGCTGAAGAAGCACCCCAAGTTCATCCATGGAAGCGACAAAATCTCCACCTGGAGATACCCACGAGAACATCCGAAGATTGTGTCAAGGATTTTGTTGCAATAAAGATGCCTCCAACACCAAGTCCTACTCCTAGGAAAGTGAATTTTCTTTTGACACCTGGTTCTGTAGACGGAAGAATGAGTGATTCGCCAGTGCCCTCTTCAGCAAAAGGCAAATCATCTATAAAATCTATTTTTCCAAAAC
This window of the Malus domestica chromosome 03, GDT2T_hap1 genome carries:
- the LOC139194647 gene encoding uncharacterized protein: MRREDEESNEEVQVRHNKQNIAAAMAAARVCQLTEEQPQWGGSVACRFYKPRNRAMTHANLMNNYFNPNSVYTKEDFKRRFGIRRYVFERLLRDVQQVYKDEYLREPNQEDLNRLICKAEDCGFPGMIGSLDCMHWDWKDCPTGWK